In Gopherus evgoodei ecotype Sinaloan lineage unplaced genomic scaffold, rGopEvg1_v1.p scaffold_32_arrow_ctg1, whole genome shotgun sequence, the genomic window cactggcagagccagaaaaAGAGCCCAGGCGTCCTGTGGCCCAGCCCGGTGCTTTGTCTCAGGCCACCCTCCCGTGCACAGCTTAGAATCCTGCAGCAGGGCATCCCGTGGGTTAACCAGCCACCTACCTGCCCCTCTGGCATGACCGACACCGGGATCCAGCCGCCGCGCCGCCGGCGGGGTTTGGTCACCAGGGCCTCCTGGGCCGTCTTGGCGTTGAGGTTCTGGGCGATCTTGACCTCCACGGCCAGTTTGACGTGGGTGCGCAGGCTGCGCCGCTCGAAGACCTGCTGGCACTGGGGGCAGGACAgcacccccgccccctcccgctCCCACTGGCCCGTGATGCAGGCTCGGCAATAGCTGTGGTCACAGTCCAGCAGCACCGGGTCCTTGAAGGGACACCCGCAGATAGGGCAGATGATGGAGCGCTGCAACTCTGCCACCGGTCCCCGGCCTTCCATGGCTCCTTTCTCTTTG contains:
- the RNF39 gene encoding RING finger protein 39 isoform X1, translated to MEGRGPVAELQRSIICPICGCPFKDPVLLDCDHSYCRACITGQWEREGAGVLSCPQCQQVFERRSLRTHVKLAVEVKIAQNLNAKTAQEALVTKPRRRRGGWIPVSVMPEGQGVGKICRY
- the RNF39 gene encoding RING finger protein 39 isoform X2, with amino-acid sequence MEGRGPVAELQRSIICPICGCPFKDPVLLDCDHSYCRACITGQWEREGAGVLSCPQCQQVFERRSLRTHVKLAVEVKIAQNLNAKTAQEALVTKPRRRRGGWIPVSVMPEGQGVGKICR